In Alicyclobacillus macrosporangiidus CPP55, a single window of DNA contains:
- a CDS encoding FAD-dependent oxidoreductase, which translates to MLVRDGFDVVVVGGGTAGSIAAIAAARTGAKTLLIEQYGSLGGILNLGMSLKGVNDGGGAKTLGGIGAELIERARKLGGATTVSWDPRHGSIMGQDPEVMKMSLIEMLQESGVHLLLHTFLVEAVRDGDHISAVQVVNKNGMEVIHARTFVDCTGDADLVARAKYDVVVGREEDALMQPVSTIFRVGGVQLEKTWQYLENHPEDLETPEGWSGGAYDVDFLRNTPGAGVEGFRTLIQKAREAGDYHIPRDRMGINPFPGRPEVTINITRVHGIDGTNADDLTRAEVETQLQMLEAIRFLRKYVPGFENAYVVSSPFQVGVRETRHIIGDYILTKEDILQGRDFHDQVGRGAYPLDIHDVKPDATTLGRKVEGRGVTLWRIDRSYGIPARSLVPRGAHNVTVGGRAISATHEASGSVRGQAVCMVTGHAAGTMAALAALKNCKITELSVREIQSVLRSQKAVLERPQ; encoded by the coding sequence ATGCTTGTCAGAGATGGCTTTGACGTAGTCGTCGTTGGTGGGGGAACCGCTGGGTCGATTGCGGCAATCGCCGCAGCACGGACAGGGGCGAAAACATTGTTAATTGAACAATATGGGAGTTTGGGGGGGATCCTCAACTTAGGTATGTCCCTTAAGGGGGTAAACGACGGGGGGGGAGCAAAAACGTTAGGGGGTATCGGAGCCGAGTTGATTGAGCGCGCGCGGAAGTTGGGTGGAGCCACAACTGTCTCTTGGGACCCCAGGCATGGTTCAATTATGGGCCAGGATCCTGAAGTTATGAAAATGTCGCTTATTGAAATGCTTCAGGAATCAGGTGTGCACTTGTTGCTACACACTTTTTTGGTAGAAGCGGTTCGGGATGGAGACCATATAAGCGCGGTTCAGGTAGTGAACAAGAATGGGATGGAAGTTATCCATGCACGGACCTTTGTGGATTGTACTGGCGACGCCGATCTGGTGGCGCGTGCTAAATATGACGTTGTAGTGGGAAGGGAAGAGGATGCTTTAATGCAGCCCGTTTCCACTATTTTTAGAGTTGGTGGCGTTCAACTCGAGAAAACGTGGCAGTATCTTGAGAACCATCCGGAGGACTTAGAAACGCCAGAGGGATGGTCGGGTGGTGCATATGACGTTGATTTTCTGAGAAATACTCCGGGTGCCGGCGTAGAAGGATTTCGTACCCTTATTCAAAAAGCCAGGGAGGCGGGAGATTATCATATTCCACGTGATCGGATGGGTATCAATCCTTTCCCAGGCCGGCCCGAAGTGACGATTAATATCACCCGAGTGCATGGGATTGATGGAACGAATGCTGATGATCTAACACGTGCCGAGGTTGAAACTCAGCTTCAAATGTTAGAGGCCATCCGCTTTCTGCGTAAGTACGTACCTGGATTTGAAAATGCTTATGTAGTATCAAGTCCTTTTCAAGTCGGTGTCCGGGAAACTCGACACATTATAGGGGACTACATTCTAACCAAGGAAGATATTTTGCAGGGCCGTGATTTTCATGACCAAGTTGGACGAGGTGCCTACCCGTTGGATATTCATGACGTCAAGCCTGATGCCACCACATTAGGTCGTAAAGTGGAGGGAAGAGGTGTAACTCTATGGCGCATTGATCGTTCGTACGGGATTCCAGCACGTTCGCTCGTTCCCCGAGGAGCACACAATGTCACGGTGGGCGGTCGTGCGATATCAGCTACACATGAAGCATCGGGTTCAGTACGGGGGCAAGCCGTGTGTATGGTTACTGGACACGCCGCAGGCACCATGGCGGCGTTAGCTGCGTTGAAGAATTGTAAAATAACCGAGTTATCAGTTCGGGAAATTCAATCCGTATTACGTAGTCAAAAGGCTGTTTTAGAACGTCCCCAGTAA
- a CDS encoding transposase, whose translation MPGRKWTVDEKMNIVLEGMMPGANISEVCRRYGLAQNLYYKWREAFLAGGRAGLQSGPSTREQELEKELQEARAKIGELTMQVDVLRKKSNWGRK comes from the coding sequence ATGCCGGGACGTAAGTGGACAGTGGACGAGAAGATGAACATCGTGCTCGAGGGTATGATGCCCGGTGCCAACATCAGCGAGGTATGTCGTCGGTATGGATTGGCCCAGAATCTGTATTACAAGTGGCGTGAAGCGTTCCTGGCTGGTGGACGGGCTGGACTTCAGTCCGGACCCTCTACGAGGGAGCAGGAGCTGGAGAAGGAGTTGCAGGAGGCTCGGGCTAAGATCGGTGAACTTACGATGCAGGTGGATGTGTTGCGAAAAAAATCGAATTGGGGCCGGAAGTAA
- a CDS encoding IS5 family transposase (programmed frameshift), with amino-acid sequence MFRARENQLVLPGDFFLPFGGKLNQDNRWVKLAQAIPWRKVEEHYGEQFKSRTMGQEAYPVRMALGALIIQERLGLSDRETVQQITENPYLQYFIGLPEFQQKPPFHPSLMTHFRKRLGSDIINQVNEWIAEEQDDDHADSDDQDGGSGSEADTHATEVRAENTQEVGNQGKLLLDATCAPADIAYPTDLSLLNEAREKLEEIIDVLHAARKGGKRKPRTYREKARKAYLAVAKQRRVSPKVLRKAIGKQLRFVARDLRIIARLKDEVGLSVLSRRQYHQLLVICELHRQQEKMYRKRTHRIEDRIVGISQPHVRPIVRGKAWDNVEFEAKVALSLVNGYVGLERLNWNNFHKGLTLQAAVEAYRERYGCYPETVLADKAYRTRENLRYCTERGIRLSGPTLGRPSRSLAAEQKRIQQQDAAERNEIEGKIGEGKRLYGLGLIRARLRETSETVIALQLLLMNLERRLRLLFCAILYRLMAIGVLGRAPLLA; translated from the exons ATGTTCCGCGCGAGGGAGAACCAACTTGTTTTGCCAGGTGATTTTTTCCTTCCGTTCGGTGGGAAGTTGAATCAGGATAACCGCTGGGTCAAGCTTGCGCAGGCGATTCCGTGGCGGAAAGTGGAAGAACACTACGGAGAACAGTTCAAATCTCGAACGATGGGCCAGGAGGCGTATCCGGTCCGTATGGCGCTTGGCGCCCTCATTATCCAGGAACGGTTAGGTCTCAGTGACCGGGAGACGGTGCAGCAGATCACAGAGAACCCGTATCTGCAGTACTTCATCGGACTTCCGGAGTTCCAACAGAAGCCGCCGTTCCACCCCTCCCTGATGACGCACTTCCGCAAGCGGCTAGGCAGTGACATCATCAACCAGGTCAACGAATGGATTGCCGAGGAACAAGACGATGACCACGCTGATTCGGATGATCAGGACGGTGGTTCCGGGTCTGAGGCGGACACACATGCGACGGAAGTGCGTGCTGAGAATACCCAAGAGGTTGGAAATCAAGGCAAGCTCCTTTTGGATGCGACGTGTGCTCCAGCAGACATCGCCTATCCCACAGACCTGTCGCTGCTCAACGAGGCGCGTGAGAAACTGGAGGAAATCATCGACGTCCTGCATGCAGCACGGAAAGGCGGTAAGCGCAAGCCACGGACGTACCGTGAGAAGGCCCGTAAGGCGTACCTGGCCGTGGCTAAACAGCGCCGTGTGAGTCCGAAGGTGCTTCGCAAGGCGATTGGCAAACAGCTGCGGTTTGTAGCACGAGACCTGCGGATTATTGCGCGGTTGAAAGATGAAGTCGGGCTGAGCGTGCTCAGCCGTCGTCAGTACCATCAGCTTCTCGTAATCTGCGAGCTGCACCGACAGCAAGAGAAGATGTATCGCAAGCGCACGCATCGCATTGAAGACCGCATCGTGGGCATCTCGCAGCCGCATGTGCGTCCAATCGTTCGGGGCAAAGCGTGGGACAATGTGGAGTTCGAGGCCAAGGTGGCACTGAGTCTGGTGAATGGGTATGTGGGGCTGGAACGGCTGAATTGGAACAACTTCCACAAGGGTCTGACGTTGCAGGCAGCGGTGGAAGCGTACAGGGAGCGGTATGGTTGTTATCCAGAAACAGTGCTGGCCGACAAGGCGTACCGAACTCGGGAGAACCTGCGCTATTGCACAGAGCGGGGCATACGGTTGAGCGGGCCAACACTGGGGCGGCCATCGCGGTCCTTGGCGGCGGAACAAAAACGAATCCAGCAGCAGGATGCAGCGGAGCGCAACGAGATTGAAGGCAAGATTGGCGAAGGCAAGCGCCTA TATGGGCTCGGCCTGATCCGTGCACGCCTGCGAGAAACCAGTGAAACGGTGATTGCCTTGCAACTGCTGTTGATGAACCTGGAGCGGCGGCTGCGCCTGCTTTTTTGTGCCATTTTGTACAGACTTATGGCAATTGGTGTGTTGGGCAGGGCACCGTTGCTCGCGTGA